A segment of the Populus alba chromosome 9, ASM523922v2, whole genome shotgun sequence genome:
GTTACCCTTAAATTCACTCAAACTTTTTACCCACTCTACCTTTGATGAATGCTCTCGGGTGTGTGGATGCAACACAAACAGTGAGTTGTACTCACAATTTGGAAACATGAAGAACTGGAATGCACCTCCTAATCTGTACACCACATAGCCAAAACTCAATTGGTCTCTTGGTGTGAAGAGGTTGACCTCGTTAAACCACAAGCAGCTAAACAGGTTGCTCATGGCTGTATGTTCCCGTATGATAATAGCTCCCTCTGGCACATCTGCATTTACAAACATCAATCAATGGGCATGAAAAATTATGTAAATCACTATGATTATCACTGTTTACACCCCCATCCGTGTGCTCCTATGCTTACATGTAACAAGCTGCATCTCCCAGGTCAACAAGCAGTGAACACATGCCcaaatttcatccaaaaaaaaaaactggacaAATGCAACAAAATAAAGGACCAAGGAAGTTGCTTTCTCTCTTACCACTGACAGTACTTTTCTTTGGACTCCATGGCTCCATTCCctcataataatatattttcatgtggAGATCAATGAGGGGTCGGGCATACCGTTTCCTTCGCTTATTTGCATCAGCCTCCTCATATATGCTTCGATGATGTTTGTGCTGAGCAATGGCAAATGTATTCTTCCCACGCCATAAGTATCTGCAGATCAAAGATCATCCATATTACCTGGTATCATTTACTTTGATATCATAGACATAAATGAGCGTGCGCGTGCAATGATGGTGGTGAAACCTAGGGATACAACCCATGAACTATCTCACTTAGACATTATCTTCAAGAGTGTATTTACAGACAACATATATTTCACTCTTGATGTAAGAGAATACCacataaaatgaattgaattaaagGCACCAATTGGCCCATCATTCATTTGTAAGTCCTGTCAATGGAAGAATACATGTCAAAGAATAATTTAGCACAACTAAATGACACTGTCCCCTAAAATGCTTAATTTCAAAAGGCTTACTTTTCATCTTGTGACCAGTGCTTTCAGATAAAGTTGAGAGGAGAACACAAGTTTTGGATACTGAAGCATCCACTGACTAAGACCAGCAAATTTGAGACTTGaagaaatattttcatttacaaGAAAGCTATAACAAAAGAAAGGCGACCATTCAAGTCTCAAGTTCATTTACTCTCAGCCATCACGATTAAAATGACAGAACTAAAAGACATGATCTACAAATTAACCATGTAAGGAAGTACCTTTCTAGAATTTGTAACGGATCAACTATCAGCTCCATTTTACCATCAATCCAGATGCTGTACTGTGCTTGAGGAAATAGCCTATGGGTTAAAATCTTGGGAACTTTCCCATTCCTTCTGGGCTCATCATAAGGTGAATGCTTCAGTAGAATAAGACGCCAGATACCAACCCATTGTCCCCTGTTAAGGTCCTCCCAGACAGTAACATTTTCCTTTATGAAATAGAGAGAGATCTCATCCACCaccataagaaaacaaaagagttcCTTAGAACGGTCGCTTATATTTGAAGGCTGATGAGGTACATCATATCCATCGAAAATTCCAGAAGCAACCACGAACCTACATTTCTCAACATATTTAATATCTACAGGATCCATGTCTGCACCGCCATTATGCATAAATCCACAATGCACCTGAAAGGCAAAAGCATAtgtaaaaataagaaacaaaattaaattcacttaAGGAGAGCTGTAAGTTGCAGAAAATTTCAACTTTCACAAGTCATGAAAAAGTATGGACATAAATCCAAAATTATATGATGCCATCCATCATCATTCCCCGAAGATTACTTTGCTATTCTCAAGAATGAGGAATTAAACTAACAACAAAATTGACTTCGAGCATTTATATTTACCTTCATGGAAGAACTTAGTTTAAAACTCCTCTCTCTTTGTTTCCAGCTTTGATGTCCTCCAAATAATGGGGATGACTGAGATCCGTCTTTCACGGGCTTATCCTCCATAACATATGaaagatttttaataatttggtcATGGGTTCTTCCCTCGGGAATAACTATTCTGTCAGGGTTACTGACGACAGGGATCGGACAACCTAAAGATACAAAGAGAAGTAGTGTCAATTATAACAACCACATAGCAATCAACACTTCAAGGAATAGAAGTTGCTATAGTTCTTACGATGTTGCTGTGGCACAAATCCCCAAGTGTTTAAAATGGTATATACCTTGCTTTCTTTGTTACATATTGCTGCATGTCAAACACAACCATCTTATCAAACCACAGAACGCAAATTTATACAAATTGAAAAGTTCAGATTTCTACCCGCGATTTTCACTAAGCATGTATAACGCAAATGATAGGATTGCATCGTGTTCACATAAACAGCTAGCAAAATAATACAGATTTCGCATGCAATTCTTGTACTCTTGTGCATAAGGGAAACTATGCATCTACAAGATCAAACCCATTACTTGAATTACCTAGTTTTTTACACATTGTTTGAATCCAAGAAAAACGAGTCATCCTATGAACCTTATCTAATCGCATAAATCACAAAAgtacataaacaaataaatcagtAGCAGGATTTAGAGTGGTAGTAAACATTACCTGAAAAGAATAGATAAGAAGATTGACAAGACCAAACATGAAACAGTAACACAATAAGAATGAGTAACATCCAAAGAATGCCGGCAACAAGAACCAAGCGAATAAATCCTTTCTTCCAAATTATTTTCATCGCATAATCACTCGGCAACTTTCCAGAACTAAAAagacctccaccaccaccttcaACATCTGTTTCACCATAAATTACATAACCAAGATCAGACTAATGCTAATCTTTTTTCACAAAAGGAACAAAACCCACCAATCCCTTAAtgccaaaatcaataaaacaaaacctACACTCGCCAAgtacacaaaaaaacaaaaacccatgtCAGAAACTTAGTGATTCAATAGTAATTACCCTTAGAATTTGATGATGGTGTATGATTATTATTGCTACGGTAGTTTCCTCCTTTCCGGTTTGCCCGTAATGAAACTGACCGTTGCACTTCGCTCTCCATAATTATTTTACGCACTTGATCCCTCCAGAAAATGAGCTACAAGAACTTGATAAAAGCTTTGTGTTTGGTGaaattaatgaatattataAGCATGTTACAAGTACCAACAGATCTGGGAAGCTGTgtttaataagaaaagaaagaaattaatctTGTACTTGCAACTTTGTACATAGTATTTACGTATGTATTTCgtgttatttcatttttttttgtcggtTTGAGCTCCGAATGAGTGAAGCTTGCAGTTGCAACTTGCAATGTTTACACATTGGGCTTAGGTTTCTTAAGTTCTAGGAGTAATGCAGATGGGCCAAAAATAATGACCCGGATTTCCTCCACGTCTGAAATTAAGACGTTCGCTTTCTCATGGGATCCACTTAATTGAATGGTGTTCATCCGGTAAAGTTTAGATGAGGTTTGGCCAAGTTACTAAAATCAAGTCCAAATCAATCAGGTTTTATTAGACTAATATCTTTTTATGACTTAACTTGATATTGATCGGATCAGACTCTAGGTTGCAGATTTTCCGAACCAACATGTCAGGTGGGCTAGGTTACATGACTATGTTCTTATCTGCtatcctttctctcttttaaaGGATTGATCATGAGCTCGGTGCCTAACAATggcatcaagaataaatgatGTTCCAGTCTTTGCTTGCATATAAAACTTGAGCAAAAGATCCGCCGTCTGTTTTGGATTCTTCATGGAGGAATAAACAAGGTCATACGTTCTAGTCATCTAGAAGAAAAGAACGGTGTTGCCCAATGCAGCTCCCCATCTCTGCACTAAAGTTGAAGTAAAATGGACTGACACCGCCTTGATGATACATCAATCTACCTAATTAGTCTGCAAGTTTTTAGAGGTTCACACCAAGGTTTATGGTCCATAAATTTGGGGATTTGTTTTCTACAATCCATTTCTGAAAGACAAAACTCAGGTTGGCCCATATGAGGTCGTGATATACTGTACAGAATTCAAAGACAATCATCCGCTCCTTGCAGGAACTTCCTGATACAGTCTAAATCAAAGGAAAATTCTAACACCACGATCATTGGTTTTGTTTCGGAGAAAATTCTTGGCAAGAAAACGGAGATCTCAGAATCCTCAAAAGTCCCCAACAACAATGCTCGCATGGGAAACTGCCCTTAGCTCGAAGCAGATAATTTCCCTTTTTTGCAGCCTGTCTCCAGAGTAGAGATAGAGCATCTCGAATAAAAACTACATATATAGTTTTCTTGAGCTCTGAAGAAACATATAATATCAGCCAATCCTTTCTGCTTTCTGAATCTGTAACTGTTGCCCAGAATGAAACAAGCAGGCTCCTCCTAGACTCACATATCCCATGTTGCCTTACAAGTGTTTCCAGCTTTGATGTCCTCCAAATAACGG
Coding sequences within it:
- the LOC118058849 gene encoding probable hexosyltransferase MUCI70, whose amino-acid sequence is MESEVQRSVSLRANRKGGNYRSNNNHTPSSNSKDVEGGGGGLFSSGKLPSDYAMKIIWKKGFIRLVLVAGILWMLLILIVLLFHVWSCQSSYLFFSAICNKESKVYTILNTWGFVPQQHRCPIPVVSNPDRIVIPEGRTHDQIIKNLSYVMEDKPVKDGSQSSPLFGGHQSWKQRERSFKLSSSMKVHCGFMHNGGADMDPVDIKYVEKCRFVVASGIFDGYDVPHQPSNISDRSKELFCFLMVVDEISLYFIKENVTVWEDLNRGQWVGIWRLILLKHSPYDEPRRNGKVPKILTHRLFPQAQYSIWIDGKMELIVDPLQILERYLWRGKNTFAIAQHKHHRSIYEEADANKRRKRYARPLIDLHMKIYYYEGMEPWSPKKSTVSDVPEGAIIIREHTAMSNLFSCLWFNEVNLFTPRDQLSFGYVVYRLGGAFQFFMFPNCEYNSLFVLHPHTREHSSKVEWVKSLSEFKGNGSSMKESRGGLGLWTPYPADLKSVVLPKVERTSKAG